From one Ooceraea biroi isolate clonal line C1 chromosome 7, Obir_v5.4, whole genome shotgun sequence genomic stretch:
- the LOC105282401 gene encoding guanine nucleotide-binding protein G(o) subunit alpha: MGCAMSAEERAALARSKQIEKNLKEDGIQAAKDIKLLLLGAGESGKSTIVKQMKIIHESGFTPEDFKQYRPVVYSNTIQSLVAILRAMPNLGISFSTNERETDAKMVFDVIQRMEDTEPFSEELLAAMKRLWSDNGVQECFGRSNEYQLNDSAKYFLDDLDRLGAREYQPTEQDILRTRVKTTGIVEVHFSFKNLNFKLFDVGGQRSERKKWIHCFEDVTAIIFCVAMSEYDQVLHEDETTNRMQESLKLFDSICNNKWFTDTSIILFLNKKDLFEEKIRKSPLTICFPEYAGAQEYSEAAAYIQAQFEAKNKSTTKEIYCHMTCATDTNNIQFVFDAVTDVIIANNLRGCGLY, translated from the exons ATGGGCTGTGCCATGTCTGCGGAAGAGCGGGCCGCTCTGGCTCGCAGCAAGCAGATTGAGAAGAATCTCAAGGAGGATGGCATCCAAGCGGCCAAGGACATCAAGCTCCTGCTGCTTG GAGCTGGCGAGTCCGGCAAGAGTACGATTGTAAAACAAATGAA AATTATCCACGAGAGCGGTTTCACGCCGGAAGACTTCAAACAGTACAGACCCGTCGTGTACAGTAACACGATACAATCTCTAGTCGCTATTCTCAGAGCAATGCCTAATCTGGGCATCAGTTTCTCAACCAACGAGCGAGAG ACGGACGCAAAAATGGTGTTCGATGTAATTCAAAGAATGGAAGATACGGAACCTTTTAGCGAAGAATTACTGGCGGCTATGAAAAGACTGTGGTCCGACAATGGAGTACAGGAGTGCTTTGGCAGGAGCAACGAGTATCAGTTGAACGACTCCGCAAAATA CTTCCTGGACGACTTGGATCGATTAGGAGCCAGGGAATACCAACCAACGGAACAGGATATCCTCAGAACCCGAGTGAAAACGACGGGAATCGTGGAGGTTCATTTCTCCTTTAAAAACCTCAACTTCAA ATTATTCGACGTAGGTGGTCAGAGAAGTGAACGTAAGAAATGGATACATTGTTTCGAAGATGTAACTGCAATTATCTTCTGTGTAGCGATGTCCGAGTATGATCAAGTCTTGCATGAGGACGAAACGACG AACCGAATGCAGGAGAGCTTAAAGCTGTTTGATTCGATTTGCAACAACAAGTGGTTTACCGACACCTCGATCATCCTCTTTCTGAATAAGAAGGATCTCTTTGAGGAGAAAATCCGCAAGTCTCCCCTTACAATCTGTTTTCCTGAATACGCCG GTGCGCAAGAGTACAGCGAGGCGGCTGCATACATACAGGCGCAGTTTGAAGCGAAGAACAAGTCGACCACGAAGGAGATCTACTGCCACATGACCTGTGCCACCGACACGAACAACATTCAATTTGTGTTCGACGCAGTTACAGACGTCATTATCGCCAATAATCTGCGCGGCTGCGGTCTCTATTAG